Proteins encoded in a region of the Zea mays cultivar B73 chromosome 2, Zm-B73-REFERENCE-NAM-5.0, whole genome shotgun sequence genome:
- the LOC103648289 gene encoding probable C-terminal domain small phosphatase translates to MTGHEVDDEPEARARMERRQVLTATAAAAEAGTLLGKSVAADARLSCPASSTAVEAGESSGVVVQAKGSATGLPSPLTKQMKKKLLILDLNGLLADINQDRHNAHLSHGTIRGKLVFKRPYCDDFLRFCMHHFELGIWSSRLRANVDAAVDILMEDDVKQRLLFCWDLSKCTGTGFYTLENKTKPLVLKELKKLWDDLPWRQQGEFSPSNTLLLDDSPYKALRNPPHTAIFPCPYSYKDDKDDALGPGGDLRLYLESLATTADDVQRYVRDHPFGQPPITEAHKHWEFYRRILRTTTQVE, encoded by the exons ATGACAGGGCACGAGGTCGACGACGAACCCGAGGCGCGCGCACGGATGGAGCGCCGGCAAGTGCTCACTGCTACCGCCGCCGCTGCCGAGGCCGGTACGCTGCTGGGCAAGAGTGTGGCCGCCGATGCACGCTTGTCCTGCCCGGCCAGCTCCACGGCAGTGGAAGCAGGCGAGAGCAGCGGTGTCGTCGTTCAGGCCAAGGGCTCAGCAACAGGGCTTCCATCGCCACTCACCAAACAGATGAAGAAGAAGCTGCTTATCCTGGACCTTAATGGCCTGCTCGCCGACATCAACCAAGACAGGCACAACGCTCACCTGTCACATGGAACGATCCGAGGCAAACTAG TCTTCAAGAGGCCCTACTGCGACGATTTCCTGAGGTTCTGCATGCACCACTTCGAGCTGGGGATATGGTCATCAAGGCTCAGAGCGAACGTCGACGCGGCTGTCGACATCCTCATGGAAGACGACGTGAAGCAACGCCTGCTGTTTTGCTGG GACTTGTCTAAATGCACCGGCACTGGCTTCTACACCCTTGAGAACAAGACCAAGCCGCTGGTGTTGAAGGAGCTGAAGAAGCTGTGGGATGACCTTCCATGGCGCCAGCAAGGGGAGTTCTCGCCCTCCAACACTCTCCTCCTCGACGATTCACCCTACAAAGCTCTACGCAATCCG CCGCACACCGCCATTTTCCCTTGCCCCTATAGCTACAAGGACGACAAGGACGACGCACTGG GACCTGGTGGAGATCTTCGCTTGTACCTGGAGAGCCTTGCCACCACTGCAGACGATGTCCAGCGTTACGTCAGGGACCACCCTTTCGGTCAGCCACCCATCACGGAGGCTCACAAGCACTGGGAATTCTACAGGCGGATACTACGTACTACTACTCAAGTAGAATGA